One window of the Candidatus Jettenia sp. genome contains the following:
- a CDS encoding ammonia-forming cytochrome c nitrite reductase subunit c552 encodes MNWENTRITYLLLVIVIAVATVSVILLLENVSQRKKEARQHVFRVVEITEDTIDPIIWGKNYPRQYDGYRRTVDEERTRHGGSEAFNRLDEDPYWRVIFNGYAFGIDYREDRGHAYMLSDQDMTERLKVVAQPGACLHCHSSVIPAYREAAIKAGVSADDSHRQEQIMKGFEIVCAMPYQDARNMVSHPVSCIDCHDSETMQLRVTRPGFLNAIQALAKVDYPLPHLPSIERWRKDGRKDEYDVNTMATRQEMRSFVCGQCHVEYYFKGEGKLLVYPWQKGLRVEQIESYYNETGFKDWIHKISGVPVLKAQHPEFEMWSQGIHARSGVACADCHMPYKREGAIKISDHHVRSPLLNIDNACQTCHHFSEAELKARVALIQDRTKTLMIRAEEAVVALIQDLQKAKEFGIPGEQLKLAQDLQRKAQWRLDFVAAENSMGFHAPQEAARILAEAIDYARQGQLEVMKLQPITQ; translated from the coding sequence ATGAATTGGGAAAATACAAGGATTACTTACCTGCTACTAGTCATTGTAATTGCGGTAGCAACGGTAAGTGTTATCCTGCTATTAGAGAACGTTTCACAGCGTAAGAAAGAAGCGAGACAACATGTATTTCGCGTTGTGGAAATAACGGAGGATACCATTGATCCCATTATCTGGGGAAAAAATTATCCACGTCAATACGATGGGTATCGACGCACCGTAGACGAAGAACGGACCCGACATGGTGGGAGTGAAGCTTTTAACAGATTAGATGAAGACCCCTACTGGCGTGTGATTTTTAATGGTTATGCCTTTGGTATAGACTATCGGGAAGATCGGGGCCACGCTTATATGCTATCTGATCAGGACATGACGGAGCGACTCAAAGTCGTTGCACAGCCGGGGGCATGTTTACATTGTCACTCATCCGTTATCCCTGCATACCGCGAGGCAGCTATCAAGGCTGGTGTATCTGCAGACGACTCCCACCGGCAAGAACAAATCATGAAAGGTTTTGAAATTGTTTGTGCTATGCCATACCAGGATGCCCGTAACATGGTTTCTCATCCTGTATCTTGTATAGATTGTCATGATTCAGAAACTATGCAACTTCGTGTCACCCGGCCGGGCTTTCTCAATGCTATCCAGGCATTAGCCAAGGTAGATTATCCATTACCGCATTTACCGAGTATCGAGCGTTGGCGTAAAGATGGGCGTAAAGATGAGTATGATGTGAATACCATGGCAACACGGCAAGAAATGCGCTCATTCGTTTGTGGTCAATGCCACGTCGAATATTATTTCAAGGGTGAAGGTAAGCTTTTGGTCTATCCATGGCAAAAAGGACTAAGAGTAGAACAGATCGAAAGCTATTATAATGAAACAGGTTTCAAAGATTGGATACACAAAATCAGTGGCGTACCCGTGCTAAAGGCACAACATCCGGAATTTGAGATGTGGAGCCAGGGAATCCATGCCCGTAGCGGTGTTGCATGCGCAGATTGCCATATGCCTTATAAACGTGAAGGTGCAATCAAAATCAGCGATCACCATGTACGAAGCCCATTACTCAATATTGATAACGCATGCCAAACCTGCCATCATTTTAGCGAAGCGGAACTCAAAGCTCGTGTTGCATTAATTCAGGATCGTACAAAAACCCTCATGATCCGGGCAGAAGAGGCAGTTGTTGCCCTCATTCAGGATCTACAAAAGGCAAAAGAGTTTGGAATACCTGGCGAACAACTAAAGTTGGCACAGGATTTACAACGCAAAGCACAGTGGCGTTTGGATTTTGTTGCAGCAGAAAACTCAATGGGCTTCCATGCCCCGCAAGAGGCAGCACGTATCCTTGCAGAGGCAATTGATTATGCCCGGCAAGGCCAGCTTGAAGTAATGAAATTGCAACCTATAACACAATAA
- the nth gene encoding endonuclease III: protein MSEERVKKILSLLEKAYPDARIYLNYKNPLELLVATILSAQCTDDRVNMVTETLFKKYKTVQDYANVSHEAFEEEIRSINFHRNKVKNIIACCKELVERFNGQVPDTMEELLTLAGVGRKTANVLLGNVFGKQAIIVDTHVFRIAHRLELAQSHNPDKVEMELCKIIPQEKWTRSCHILGTHGRRTCIARKPVCKICVVEKLCNSSDKTYSSR, encoded by the coding sequence ATGTCAGAAGAACGTGTAAAAAAGATACTATCTCTCCTTGAGAAGGCATATCCTGACGCAAGGATTTATCTCAATTACAAGAATCCTTTAGAATTACTCGTTGCTACTATCCTGTCTGCACAGTGTACAGATGATCGGGTTAATATGGTAACGGAAACACTATTTAAGAAATATAAAACAGTTCAGGATTATGCCAATGTGAGCCATGAGGCATTTGAGGAAGAAATCCGTTCTATAAACTTTCATAGAAATAAGGTAAAGAATATTATTGCCTGTTGCAAGGAGTTAGTGGAGCGGTTTAATGGGCAAGTTCCTGATACTATGGAAGAGCTTTTAACCTTGGCTGGCGTTGGCAGGAAGACAGCTAATGTACTCTTAGGTAATGTTTTTGGAAAACAAGCCATTATTGTGGACACTCATGTCTTTCGTATTGCCCATCGCCTGGAATTAGCCCAGTCTCATAATCCTGATAAGGTTGAAATGGAATTATGTAAAATTATACCTCAGGAAAAATGGACAAGATCATGTCACATTCTGGGAACTCATGGTCGGCGTACCTGTATTGCCCGGAAGCCAGTTTGTAAGATATGCGTAGTGGAAAAATTATGTAATTCATCTGATAAGACATATAGTAGCAGATAA
- a CDS encoding tellurite resistance/C4-dicarboxylate transporter family protein gives MNILKVATYSMDTRWFTAVMATIMVVSISSLHGFETIVPYFFVTSLVIFFSIIIFKATQIALFYENSLNELLNPEKSFYFFTIVSAINLIGICLSKVFHFSTAAHILWYIAISLWLAASFSSFSILFLHRKSEDRKIEDILHGGWFFTIVGTQSTAFLGITVAEHAMQHVTFIQLFSFVLWSVGACLYLIFTAFIMLRLIFYQLSSDAALSPYWMNMGAAALTALTGIALYQHIHIMHGPFTDFLPFLKGFSLFFWSVGLWWLPFLVILAIRKQAFCDDGLVFTVGYWEVAFALGLYAYSTIQLSNLFGGQYLIIISICFSIACIALWCFSSVFTLIHLVKSSIWVPVNDLTINYAVPYSFKLRGRIFRIREVVNEWVDQTIQGVSKKRYCVVISNNLTCQISYNMLTKKWYFDRVIDR, from the coding sequence ATGAATATATTAAAGGTCGCAACCTATTCGATGGATACCCGATGGTTTACTGCTGTCATGGCCACCATAATGGTTGTGTCTATCTCGTCATTACATGGATTCGAGACCATTGTCCCATACTTTTTTGTAACAAGTCTAGTCATATTCTTCTCTATAATTATTTTTAAGGCAACACAGATTGCGCTATTCTATGAGAATTCCTTAAATGAATTGCTCAATCCAGAGAAAAGTTTTTATTTCTTTACCATTGTTAGTGCAATTAATCTTATTGGCATTTGTTTATCCAAAGTATTTCATTTCTCTACAGCAGCTCATATACTTTGGTATATAGCTATTAGTCTTTGGCTAGCTGCCTCTTTCTCCTCATTTAGCATTTTATTCCTCCACCGAAAATCTGAAGATAGGAAGATTGAGGATATTTTGCATGGTGGTTGGTTTTTTACCATAGTTGGCACGCAATCGACAGCTTTCCTTGGCATAACTGTCGCAGAACATGCAATGCAGCACGTAACGTTTATCCAATTATTTTCATTTGTTTTGTGGTCTGTAGGAGCATGTCTGTACCTCATCTTCACGGCATTCATTATGTTAAGACTGATATTTTATCAATTGAGTAGTGATGCAGCGCTGTCACCTTATTGGATGAATATGGGGGCAGCAGCATTAACAGCGCTTACTGGTATCGCACTCTATCAGCACATACATATCATGCATGGGCCATTCACAGATTTCCTTCCTTTTTTAAAGGGATTTTCCCTGTTTTTTTGGTCTGTAGGTTTATGGTGGTTACCGTTTCTGGTTATCTTGGCTATAAGAAAACAAGCTTTCTGTGATGATGGTCTTGTGTTTACTGTAGGATATTGGGAGGTTGCTTTTGCTCTGGGGTTATATGCCTATAGTACCATTCAATTATCTAACTTATTTGGAGGACAATATCTTATTATAATCTCGATATGTTTTTCCATTGCTTGTATTGCACTCTGGTGTTTTTCATCTGTATTTACCCTGATTCATTTGGTGAAATCTTCGATATGGGTACCTGTTAACGACCTGACGATTAATTATGCAGTTCCGTATAGCTTCAAATTACGTGGAAGAATTTTTCGTATAAGAGAAGTTGTCAATGAATGGGTAGATCAAACCATTCAAGGTGTATCAAAGAAACGATACTGTGTAGTTATCAGTAATAATCTTACTTGCCAGATCTCCTATAACATGCTGACAAAAAAATGGTACTTTGATCGGGTAATTGACCGTTAA
- a CDS encoding MFS transporter produces the protein MSESVQTPNGNTKVMILATVAFALCFAGWTLFAPLAIYFKEEFNLSSTSVGLLLAMPVLLGSLAKIPMGIVTDKFGGRLVFTIMLLFGFASLLLTGFANSYGFLLVGGLFFGLIGSSFAIGIPHVSEWYPKKKQGLALGVYGVGNAGTAISGFGAPFIAESLGWHKAFIIYAIPLLLMAFVYWFFTSNAPRPANVKVPTLREKLKVYKSSGLAWVFCLIYFMFFGFFVCFSIWLPSYLIDFYGISPVKAGSYTSIFVFLSSFTRILGGYLGDKFNGRKLTIALTLVVLVITVFLNLNVSLVTSLVVFYIMGTCLGIGNGVVYKLVAENFPKDTGSVGGLVGAAGGLGGFFLPIILGTIKDYTDNYYLGFIFVSLVCLMCLSFMEEKTLSSTNKQALGTT, from the coding sequence ATGAGTGAATCTGTACAAACGCCAAACGGGAATACCAAGGTAATGATACTTGCAACAGTGGCATTTGCCCTCTGTTTTGCTGGTTGGACCTTGTTCGCTCCCTTGGCAATCTACTTTAAGGAAGAGTTTAATTTATCTTCCACATCGGTAGGATTATTACTTGCAATGCCCGTATTGCTCGGTTCGCTGGCAAAGATCCCTATGGGTATTGTGACGGATAAATTTGGTGGAAGGCTTGTTTTTACCATCATGCTTCTGTTTGGTTTTGCATCTTTGCTTTTAACTGGTTTCGCAAATAGTTATGGCTTTTTATTAGTGGGTGGGCTCTTTTTTGGCTTAATCGGTTCATCATTTGCTATTGGAATCCCCCATGTCTCAGAATGGTACCCAAAGAAAAAGCAAGGGCTTGCATTAGGGGTTTATGGTGTGGGAAATGCTGGTACTGCTATTTCCGGTTTTGGAGCGCCATTTATCGCTGAATCTTTAGGATGGCATAAAGCGTTTATCATTTATGCAATCCCTTTACTCTTAATGGCATTTGTGTATTGGTTTTTTACCTCTAATGCACCAAGGCCGGCAAATGTAAAGGTTCCAACCCTCAGAGAGAAACTAAAGGTATATAAGTCATCTGGTCTAGCTTGGGTTTTCTGCTTAATTTACTTTATGTTTTTTGGGTTTTTTGTATGTTTTTCAATATGGTTGCCATCATATCTGATTGACTTTTATGGCATTAGTCCTGTAAAAGCAGGTAGTTATACATCAATATTTGTATTTCTTTCATCATTTACCCGTATCCTGGGAGGATATTTGGGAGATAAGTTTAATGGAAGAAAGTTAACAATAGCCCTTACCTTAGTCGTGCTTGTCATAACGGTATTCCTTAATTTGAATGTATCGTTAGTGACTTCACTCGTTGTGTTTTATATTATGGGAACTTGTCTCGGTATTGGGAATGGCGTTGTGTATAAACTGGTAGCAGAAAATTTCCCAAAAGATACCGGCTCTGTAGGCGGTCTGGTAGGGGCAGCCGGAGGTCTCGGAGGCTTTTTCCTTCCGATAATACTGGGTACAATTAAGGATTATACCGATAATTATTATCTGGGATTTATCTTCGTATCTCTTGTATGCCTCATGTGTCTATCCTTTATGGAAGAAAAGACTTTGTCAAGCACAAATAAACAAGCCCTGGGCACTACTTAA
- a CDS encoding PAS domain-containing protein: MNNKNISSAKDESKTSPDVQDVKGWYEYEPSYDGVIIHINSAGARLFGFASPDDVIGKKINELYAHPFDHEKTLSMLFRDGQVNGFYTLMKTKSGKLFFIRQSSTLVTEGLYKCPLKVKNEFESIQASFSL, from the coding sequence ATGAACAACAAAAATATATCATCAGCAAAGGATGAATCAAAAACATCTCCCGATGTGCAGGATGTAAAAGGATGGTATGAGTACGAGCCTTCCTATGATGGGGTCATCATACATATTAATAGTGCGGGTGCACGACTTTTTGGGTTTGCCTCGCCTGATGATGTAATTGGGAAAAAGATAAATGAATTATATGCGCATCCTTTTGACCATGAGAAAACACTATCAATGCTGTTCAGGGACGGTCAGGTGAATGGCTTCTATACCCTCATGAAAACAAAGAGTGGTAAGCTATTCTTTATAAGACAAAGTAGTACTCTCGTTACAGAGGGCCTCTATAAATGTCCTTTAAAGGTGAAAAATGAATTTGAATCTATTCAGGCATCGTTCTCTTTATAA
- a CDS encoding cache domain-containing protein — protein MIRIFKERIVIVIVAFIFFGLFPLVLFRMLAFPKASAELKQSVKRNLEGIVKEQKDLLTHMWEERKSHARAISDTIQSALFIHGSEDFVSLVKGKDEHEYLRLKTQLECTKADYNYKGIFICDAAGVIQATTENEKSMLGMNIIKEKSFRNIQETLYDGKTYISDVIHFPINDIQDEANKELPSLFMSYPIKGQNYDVIGAVLVWMDASALNHGIRNDVLGKTGEAYLVNKDGTMITQSRFSDHIKENSSDTCKTCHKVVDPDTNLITKGVKKCITQKTSGYDLEGYMDYDGFKVVGAWSWVKDLNMGLIVEIDADEALGTINNINSMVKSLMMVIIVPAFVMATLMYRKLNAGYMLKGLSLPYKALLGVTTVFLVGFIIAILDGYEVRKERGYLREQKYGVYNPLDVFGSIVTKRDEDFIKSNISKFKEQIPVLKSENTMHNYTEDEGEETVKINAKQSSEKTAVTW, from the coding sequence ATGATACGAATATTTAAAGAACGCATTGTTATTGTTATTGTTGCTTTCATATTTTTTGGATTGTTTCCCCTTGTTTTGTTTAGGATGCTTGCATTTCCAAAAGCAAGTGCCGAATTAAAACAAAGTGTTAAAAGGAATCTGGAAGGTATCGTAAAAGAACAAAAAGATCTCCTTACACACATGTGGGAAGAAAGAAAGTCACATGCCAGGGCTATTTCAGACACCATTCAGAGTGCATTGTTTATCCATGGTAGCGAGGATTTTGTGAGTCTCGTAAAGGGAAAAGATGAACATGAATATTTAAGGTTAAAAACGCAATTAGAGTGCACAAAGGCAGATTACAATTATAAAGGAATATTTATTTGTGATGCAGCAGGGGTAATTCAGGCTACAACTGAAAATGAAAAATCCATGCTGGGCATGAATATTATAAAAGAAAAATCATTCCGTAATATTCAGGAAACTCTGTATGACGGTAAAACGTATATTTCTGATGTAATCCATTTTCCTATAAATGATATACAGGATGAAGCAAATAAAGAGTTGCCTTCCCTGTTTATGTCTTATCCAATCAAGGGGCAGAATTATGATGTAATTGGCGCAGTCTTGGTATGGATGGATGCATCTGCTTTGAATCATGGTATACGAAATGACGTGCTAGGGAAAACTGGGGAAGCTTATTTGGTAAATAAAGATGGTACGATGATTACGCAATCGAGATTTTCAGATCATATAAAAGAAAATAGCAGTGATACCTGTAAGACATGCCATAAGGTTGTTGACCCAGATACCAATCTTATAACAAAAGGGGTAAAGAAGTGTATTACGCAAAAAACAAGTGGATACGATTTGGAAGGATATATGGATTATGATGGATTCAAGGTTGTGGGTGCTTGGAGCTGGGTTAAGGACTTAAATATGGGATTAATCGTGGAGATTGATGCAGATGAGGCGCTCGGTACCATAAACAATATTAATTCAATGGTAAAGTCCCTTATGATGGTAATAATCGTTCCAGCATTCGTTATGGCTACCTTGATGTACAGGAAGTTAAATGCGGGGTATATGTTAAAAGGCCTATCTTTACCATATAAAGCCTTACTGGGTGTAACGACTGTCTTCCTGGTTGGATTTATTATAGCTATTCTGGATGGTTATGAAGTAAGAAAAGAGCGTGGGTATCTTCGGGAACAAAAATACGGAGTTTATAACCCTTTAGATGTATTTGGCTCTATTGTGACAAAAAGGGATGAAGATTTTATCAAGAGTAATATTTCTAAATTCAAGGAGCAAATTCCTGTCTTAAAATCTGAGAATACTATGCATAATTATACAGAAGATGAAGGTGAAGAGACAGTAAAAATCAATGCAAAGCAATCATCAGAAAAAACGGCAGTAACCTGGTAA
- a CDS encoding response regulator: MIARRILIVDDEEGYRKVLANSLADLGFETKAVNNGFDALEEIKRRCYSIILLDVKMPGMDGIEFLDQMKGIRVNSHIVIITAYTDEDVVKEAIKKGANKVITKPFSTSDIEACLIEFTKKCTE; this comes from the coding sequence ATGATAGCAAGAAGAATATTAATTGTTGATGATGAAGAAGGATATAGAAAGGTATTGGCGAATTCCCTGGCTGATCTTGGGTTTGAGACAAAGGCAGTAAATAATGGTTTCGATGCATTGGAAGAGATTAAGAGGCGCTGTTATTCAATTATTTTATTAGATGTGAAGATGCCGGGAATGGATGGTATCGAATTCTTAGATCAAATGAAAGGGATAAGGGTTAATTCTCATATTGTTATTATTACCGCCTATACAGATGAGGATGTCGTGAAAGAGGCTATTAAAAAAGGCGCAAATAAGGTAATTACAAAACCTTTTAGTACCAGTGATATAGAAGCATGTCTTATTGAATTTACAAAAAAATGCACAGAATAA
- a CDS encoding type II toxin-antitoxin system HicB family antitoxin, translating into MSESQYEMIIYWDKTDNIYVVDVPELSGCMAHGKSKKEALENAEKAVEFWLKTAKEDGIQIPEPKGRLMYA; encoded by the coding sequence ATGAGTGAATCACAATACGAAATGATTATTTACTGGGATAAAACAGACAATATTTATGTTGTTGACGTACCAGAACTATCAGGGTGCATGGCGCATGGTAAGTCAAAAAAAGAGGCACTTGAAAATGCAGAAAAAGCAGTAGAGTTTTGGTTAAAAACGGCAAAAGAAGACGGTATTCAAATACCAGAGCCCAAGGGCCGTTTAATGTATGCATAA
- a CDS encoding type II toxin-antitoxin system HicB family antitoxin: MIYTYHVEFETDPATENIIVFLPSLNYTSDFGSTVEDALKNLKKLAEGFIEVLEEQGKPIPPSDPITDGLYLSLGLKQTPLAT; encoded by the coding sequence ATGATTTATACGTATCATGTTGAGTTTGAAACAGATCCAGCAACAGAGAATATTATCGTTTTTCTCCCGTCATTGAATTACACTTCTGATTTTGGTTCAACAGTAGAAGATGCGCTCAAGAATCTCAAAAAACTTGCTGAAGGTTTTATAGAAGTTCTTGAAGAACAAGGAAAACCAATCCCTCCAAGTGACCCTATCACCGATGGGCTTTATCTCTCACTGGGATTAAAACAGACACCACTCGCTACCTAG
- a CDS encoding DUF3786 domain-containing protein — MSFELAITRSWDNLLGSGISDNTKVKFLGNEYIVNVKSRKVLSLPHNTPIEDHLTVLILHYLSQNIAGLPAVSGEYLSFHGLSVTSGFAEVFKKRSTDVIIKRYGNNIFDILSVLHNLPAQKINRADVAIVVEAFEGVPIVIELWNADEEFGPEANILFDKTITKIFCVEDIVVLAEVVARAVSYKNDYGMYD, encoded by the coding sequence ATGAGTTTTGAGTTAGCAATAACAAGGTCTTGGGATAACCTCTTAGGTTCGGGTATATCAGATAATACAAAAGTGAAATTTCTTGGTAATGAGTACATAGTTAATGTTAAGTCTCGAAAAGTATTATCATTACCCCATAATACACCAATAGAGGATCATCTAACTGTCTTAATCCTTCATTATCTTTCTCAAAATATAGCAGGCTTACCGGCAGTCAGTGGAGAATATCTTAGTTTTCATGGGCTCTCTGTTACAAGCGGCTTTGCCGAAGTGTTTAAGAAACGATCTACTGATGTGATAATAAAAAGGTACGGAAATAATATATTCGATATATTATCAGTATTGCATAATTTGCCTGCCCAAAAAATAAACCGCGCAGACGTAGCAATTGTGGTTGAGGCATTTGAAGGTGTCCCCATAGTAATTGAACTTTGGAATGCGGATGAAGAGTTTGGTCCTGAAGCAAATATACTTTTTGATAAAACCATAACGAAGATATTCTGTGTTGAGGACATAGTAGTATTGGCGGAAGTTGTTGCGCGGGCCGTATCTTATAAGAATGACTATGGGATGTATGACTAA
- a CDS encoding haloacid dehalogenase-like hydrolase, protein MVRALLTAFVFGFTLAVSVVATAQTTDPLSLWNEGATKQAIIQFVKDVTTEGGSRFVPPAERIAVFDNDGTLWAEQPIYFQLAFALDRVKALASQHPEWQNKEPFASLLKGNLKGALAGGEPATFQIVMATHAGLTTEEFEKIVRDWIATAKHPKTGQPYTEMVYQPMLELLTWLRAHGFKTFIVSGGGIEFMRVFSEQVYGIPPEQVIGSSGKLTFELRDSKPVLVKLPKIDFIDDKAGKPVGIQKHIGRRPLAAFGNSDGDLQMLQWTTAGSGRRFALLVHHTDAEREWVYDRQSSIGRLDKALDEAMARSWTVLDMKRDWKSIFPFEKQ, encoded by the coding sequence ATGGTTCGTGCTCTACTCACAGCATTCGTCTTCGGCTTTACCTTGGCCGTCTCCGTCGTGGCGACCGCCCAGACCACCGACCCGCTTTCCTTATGGAACGAAGGTGCAACCAAGCAGGCTATCATTCAATTCGTGAAGGATGTAACCACAGAGGGCGGATCGAGGTTTGTCCCGCCCGCCGAGCGGATTGCTGTGTTCGACAACGACGGCACCCTGTGGGCGGAGCAGCCGATCTATTTCCAACTCGCGTTCGCGCTCGACCGCGTCAAAGCTCTCGCGTCGCAACATCCCGAGTGGCAGAACAAAGAGCCCTTCGCCTCACTGCTCAAGGGCAACCTTAAAGGTGCGCTCGCTGGTGGCGAACCGGCCACCTTCCAGATCGTCATGGCGACGCACGCAGGGCTCACCACGGAGGAGTTCGAAAAAATCGTCCGCGATTGGATCGCGACGGCAAAGCACCCGAAGACTGGCCAACCTTACACGGAAATGGTCTATCAGCCGATGCTCGAATTGCTGACCTGGTTGCGCGCGCATGGCTTCAAGACGTTTATTGTCTCTGGCGGCGGCATCGAGTTCATGCGCGTATTCAGCGAGCAAGTCTATGGCATTCCACCCGAGCAAGTGATCGGCAGCAGTGGCAAACTGACGTTTGAGCTACGCGATAGCAAGCCGGTGCTCGTCAAGCTCCCAAAGATCGACTTCATCGACGACAAGGCTGGCAAGCCCGTCGGCATCCAGAAACACATCGGCCGACGCCCTCTGGCCGCCTTCGGTAACTCCGACGGTGACCTGCAAATGCTCCAGTGGACGACCGCTGGCAGCGGCAGGCGTTTCGCGCTCCTCGTCCACCACACCGACGCCGAACGAGAATGGGTCTACGACCGACAGTCCAGCATCGGCCGGCTCGACAAGGCGCTTGATGAAGCAATGGCCCGCAGCTGGACCGTGTTGGACATGAAACGAGACTGGAAGTCCATCTTCCCGTTCGAGAAGCAGTGA